The sequence below is a genomic window from Salvelinus namaycush isolate Seneca chromosome 2, SaNama_1.0, whole genome shotgun sequence.
AGAGCTGGGAGAGAAACCCCTGGACCTACGCATCTATGAGGAGATCCCTGAGACCCCTGTTGATGCAGGTATGACATACTCACACACCTGACACGTTGGGTATGACACAAACTGAGACACACAGGGCATAGCTGTAGGGTTTCTGCCCCCATCTTCTTTAGCAATTGAGTTACTTTGTGAACTTGTGAATGAAAATGACCTTGTGATGTATAATAGTATGGTGAACTTTTCTCCCTTCCCCGCTGTCTCCCACAGATGCTCCAGTCCACCCCCCTGTCTCAGAGACTCACCCCTATGAAAACCAGGACACCAAGAACATGCCTGCAGACACAGGGTACAGCTGTAAGATGGTGGATGGGGTCATGCATGTCTACACCAAGAAGAGCCCCATGGAGAAGTGGGTTTGTGTTTGAGTCTGCTTGTTTTCAGTTTTTGGTGTGAAGTGTGTGATGGGGTAGTCTGCTTCTacgtgtgtgtaagagagagtgtGTAACGGAAATTCTCCATCATTTCCAGGAGTACAGAGTTGGACCTGCCTTACCCAGACCTGAAGGAGTACATCGCTGACATGAATGTCATGATGGCTCTCATTATTAACGGACCAGTGTGAGTGTTACTGGTTACTGGCCTTACAGTTAACATTAATCACATCTGTTGTCTCATtagtactctgtgtgtgtgtgtgtgtgtgtgtgtgtgtgtgtgtgtgtgtgtgtgtgtgtgtgtgtgtgtgtgtgtgtgtgtgtgtgtgtgtgtgtgtgtgtgtgtgtgtgtgtgcagaaagTCGTTCTGCTACCGCCGGCTGCAATACCTGAGCTCTAAGTTCCAGATGCACATCCTGCTGAACGAGATGAAGGAGCTGGCAGCCCAGAAGAAGGTTCCTCACCGTGACTTCTACAACATCCGCAAGGTGACACACAACAACACTGACACAACAACCGTTCACAACACTACAGCATCCAACAGCTTCTTGATCTACAACATCTCTATAAAACCTGCAAAGTGTTCAATATCAGTTAGTCACTCCACATTGTTGGAGTGAAATATATCTAGAAGTAGTCTCCCACTTTTTCCTTGGTGTAGTGACCATGTGAGCAATGAAGATACACCACTGCTAAGTGCTAACTAACTCAGgttttttgttttgtctttctgGCATCCATCCTCAACATCTCATTGTTGTtgaccctgtctctccctctgcccccaggtGGACACCCACATCCATGCCTCATCTTGTATGAACCAGAAGCACCTGCTGCGCTTTATCAAGCGGGCCATGAAGAAGTACCCTGGGGAGATAGTCCACATGGAGCACGGGCGGGGACAGACCCTCATGGAGGTGTTTGAGAGCATGAACCTGACCGCCTTTGACCTGAGTGTGGACACACTGGACATGCACGCGGtgaggagcagggggagaggggaggggtaggAGAATTGTTTAAAGAGGGAGGGGTAGGAGAATtgggggaagaagagaggtgaCACTTACGGTACCAATCTGTTCTCAGGACCGCAACACGTTCCATCGCTTCGACAAGTTCAATGCCAAATACAACCCCATCGGAGAATCCATCCTGAGAGAGATCTTCATCAAGACAGACAACCACATCGAGGGCAAATACTTTGGCCACATGATCAAGGTCTGAAACCATCCCGTGCTACCTTAAACAGCCATACAAACAGTGGTGCTTATGTGTTAGTTCACCCCACATAGTTATGCACATTGATATTAAGAGAAAATGTGGCCTTGAGTTTTAATTCACAGACATTAATACAATGATATTGATGTCTCTAatgcgttgttgttgttgatgctccATCAGGAGGTGATGGCTGACCTAGAGGAGAGTAAGTACCAGAATGTGGAGCTGCGTCTGTCCATCTACGGCCGCTCCCGGGACGAGTGGGACAAGCTGGCCCAGTGGGCCGTCAAACACCAAGTCTACTCTGACAACGTGCGCTGGCTCATCCAAGTGCCCCGCCTTTTGTGAGTAGTACCTCTACCTACTACAGCATCAACAAAGCAGTTATACACATCTACCTTTTATCTGCTTGTCTTGGACGTAAACCTCTCCTTCTATTTGTGACAAGTATTATCTTTGAATGAATGAATGTGAATGATAATAATCTTCCATATGATTAACCCTCCTCTGACTGCAGTGATGTGTACTGCACCAAGAAGCAGCTGGCTAACTTCCAGGAGATGATGGAGAACATCTTCATGCCTCTGTTTGAGGTCACCATTAACCCCCGCAGCCACCCTGAGCTGCACCTCTTCCTCCAGCATGTGAGTCACTCACACAGCACTACAGTCCACACAGTAGGATTCTCCCTTTACCTACACCTAACATCCACTTATGTGACACTTAAGATACATTTTCTTCCGGTCAGAAAGAACTTAGGGCCCCACCTCATTCATACACTACAGGCACTGTTTTACCTTAACTTATTGTTGTATCACTGTATGTTGTCAGGTGGTGGGCTTTGACAGTGTGGATGACGAGTCCAAGCCGGAGCACCACATCTTCAATATGGACAGCCCCCTGCCAGCCAACTGGACAGAGGAGGACAACCCTCCCTACtcctactacctctactacacctACGCCAACATGGCCGTGCTCAACCACCTGCGCAGGTACCAGGCTGCGTAACGAACCTCAGCACAAAGACgactataaaaataaataaaggcccagtgcagtcaaaaactagattttcacgtgttttatatatacactacagttcaaaagtttgggatcacttagaaatgtccttgtttttgaaagacaagcacattttttgtccactaaaataacatcaaattgatcaaaaatacattgtagacattgttaatgttgtaaatgactattgtagctggaaacggcagattttttatggaatatctacataggcgtacagagaggcccattatcagcaaccatcactcctgtgttccaatggcaaggATGCTGGCCTTGTAGGcatagttgcaaagaaaaatctcagactggccactaaaaataaaagattcagatgggcaaaagaacacaggaactctgcctagaaggccagcatcccggagttgccgcttcactgttgagactggtgttttgcgggtactatttaatgaagctgccagttgaggacttgtgaggcatctgtttctcaaactagacactctaatgtacttgtcctcttgctcagttgtgcaccgggtcctcccactcctctttttattctggttggagccagtttgcgctgttctgtgaagggagtagtacacagcgttgtaccagatctgcagtttcttgacaatttctcgcatggaataaccttcatttctcagaataagaatagactgacgagtttcagaatacaggtctttgtttctggccattttgagcctttaatcaaacccacaaatgctgatgctccagatactcaactagtctaaaaaatgacagttttattgcttctttaatgaggacaacagttttcagctgtgctaacataattgcaaaagggttttctaatgatcaattagccttttaaaatgctaaacttggattagctaacacaacgtgccattggaacacagagtgatggttgctgataatgggcctctgtacgcctatgtagatattcctttaaaaatctgccgtttccagctacaatagtcatttacagcattaacaatgtcgacactgtttctaatcaatttgatgttattttaatggacaaaaaaattcaTTTTCtttcaaggacatttctaagtgaaaataaaacaaggacatttctaagtgaccccaaactttgaacggtagtgtacactgaacaaaaattttaacacaacatgtaaagtgttggtcccatgtttcatgacacaaaataaaagaacccagaaattttccatatgcacaaaaagcttatttctctcaaattttgtgcacaaatttgtttacatccctgttagtgagcttttctcctttgccaagataatccatccacctgacaggtatggcatatcaacaagctgattaaacagcatgatcattacacaggtgcacattgtgctggggacaataaaaggccactctaaaatgtgcagttttgtcacacaacacaatgccacagatatctaaAGTTTTttgggagcgtgcaattggcatgctgactgcaggaatgtccaccagagctttagccagagaatttaatgttaatttccctaccataagccgcctccaacgtcgttttaaagaatttggcagtatgcccaaccggcctcacaaccgcagaccacgtgtaaccgcgtcagcccaggacctctacatctagcttcttcaccagcgggatcgtctgagaccagccacccagacagctgatgaaactgaggagtatttctgtctgtaataaaacctttttgtggggaaaaactcattctgaatggctgggcctggctcccaagtgggtgggcttatgccctcccaggcccacccatggatgcgcccctgcccagtcatgtgaaatccatagattagggtctaattaattcatttcaattgattgatttccttatatgaactgtaactcagtaaaatcataaaaattgttacatgttgcgtttatatttttgttcagtatatatacacgctatgaggttggaataatactgtacaATTGTGGAAATTATGATAATACCTTTTTATTGTCAGAACTGCTTGAAAAggccgcctgaaatttcagcttgTTTGGTGTGATGGAGTTTTGatctgcctggtgacatcaccaggcggtaaattaattaatagaccaataagaaacagagttccaaacctctctgccaataacaataACAGCTAGCTGTAACGggtttcgtcctcttcgtctgacgaggagtagtaggaaggatcggaggaccaatgcgcagcgtggtaagtgtccataatgataaTTTAATAAATCAAAACGAACACTGAAcgaaaataacaaaagtacaaacaacccgaaacagtcccgtatggtgaaaacactaacacaggatacaaccacccacaaaacacaaagaaaaacaggctacctaaatatggctcccaatcagagacaacgactgacacctgcctctgaatGAGAACCATACttggccaaacacatagaaacagacaacctagacatacaacatagaatgcccacccacatcacaccctgaccaaacaaaacatagaaacatacaaagcaatctatggtcagggtgtgacactagcTTTCAGTTTTCTCCTCCCCACTCTGACAgccctagcaaaattcttgcttgagaaattgctctttgctaaaaagctattttggtttATTTTTTACCATGAAAATAATCACAGTGAGGttcttaattgttacccagaaattatttgatattgaaataaaaacggctgcattggacctttaatatcATAAATGATGAATGAATCGCATGAAAACATTAAGGATTGTTTATGAATATGCTTTATGAAGCTAATATGTGTTTGCTTGTGACATGCAGGAGGCGTGGCTTCCACACGTTTGTGCTGCGCCCTCACTGCGGGGAGGCGGGGCCTGTCCACCACCTGGTGTCGGGTTTCATGCTTTCAGAGAACATCTCCCACGGGCTGCTTCTCAGGAAGGTCAGTCAGCACACACGTCGTCTCCCAAAACTACTGACAgatagtagagttcagttcatAGGTGACCTCTGAAGGTTTGATTGGTTGATTTATTAAATGATGTCTTGGTTTTGGGACTTTGCTCACCAGGTTACTTCAGTTGCAAATTTAAGAGAATTCAGGAGAACAATGAGACACTTTCCCCTTGAATACTGCAGTTGTGCATTTAACAAGATAGACTATATCATATGGCATCTCTTTCCTcctcatgtccccaggcaccaGTGCTGCAGTACCTGTACTACCTGGCTCAGATTGGCATTGCCATGTCCCCCCTGAGCAACAACAGCCTGTTCCTCAGCTACCACCGCAACCCCCTGCCTGAGTATCTGTCCAGAGGCCTCATGGTCTCTCTGTCCACTGACGACCCCCTACAGTTCCACTTCACCAAGGTCAGTGCACAGGGGAGCGCtgtcaagacacacacacacacacacacacacacacacacacacacacacacacacaggcaaaaccATTTGCACTACAACTGCAATGGTGAGTCAGTACAGTCAATCAGTACAATTCATTGaatgtttttttgtcttttgtgtgtgtttgtcctcaggAGCCCCTGATGGAGGAGTACAGCATCGCCACACAGGTGTGGAAGCTCAGCTCCTGTGACATGTGTGAGCTGGCCAGGAACAGCGTCCTTATGAGCGGCTTCTCCCACAAGGTAtctgcttcctctcctctcatccgcAGCCATTTTGTGCCAAGTGCTCTGCTCTGATGTTCTTTCTTGTCTCCAGGCAAAGAGTTACTGGCTGGGGCCCAAATATAGCAAAGAGGGCCCAGAGAGCAACGATATCCGTCGTACCAACGTCCCGGACATCCGCGTGGCATACCGCAGTGAGACCCTGCTGGAGGAGCTCAACCTCATTACCCACGCTGTGCGCACCAAGGAGCTGGACAACATCGACGAGGAGGACACCCTCTCCATGGCTCCCGTCGGGGCAGAAGGACGCTAAATCAATCAACTCCTCTATTGCTCCCTGGATAGGTTTTATTTCATATTGGAGGAGATTTTCTGATCTTCGATCTGTTCCTCTGTCACTTCCTCTGTCACTTTTATCTCCTGACCCTCCATACATTCACACCCCAAATGATTTCCTTTGCTTTGTCATGTGACCCTGCATGGGATGGAAGATCCCACAGTTAAGCCTGTGATTTGATGACGTGTTTGTACCCATCACtgatataacacacacacacacacacacacacacttattgcACAGTTTTCCTGTCCTAAAAGCTGCTTATCTTCCATCACACAGTCATGCTGCATTAACCTTAAAATCTAGTGTAACCTTAACATCTAGTGTAATATTAACATCTAGTGTAACATGAACATCTAGAGTAACAT
It includes:
- the LOC120061070 gene encoding AMP deaminase 2-like isoform X1 codes for the protein MSKNLCNFPTTILPFLRSTGSKMSSSSSEGQGKSKSPLRKRGSLQSTTSPDLRGVAGQSKPLNPQRSLPGTPITHTLKHFPINLRTSMDGKYKEIAEELFTRSLTESEMRTAPYEFPEDSPIEQLEERRQRLERQISQDIKLEPEILLRIKQEFMKIDSAADLEFMNELGGVDRTDDGWMKERVLPMEREYQRVSISGEEKCGVPFTDLVDAAKCVVKALFIREKYIALSIQNFCKTTARELGELGEKPLDLRIYEEIPETPVDADAPVHPPVSETHPYENQDTKNMPADTGYSCKMVDGVMHVYTKKSPMEKSTELDLPYPDLKEYIADMNVMMALIINGPVKSFCYRRLQYLSSKFQMHILLNEMKELAAQKKVPHRDFYNIRKVDTHIHASSCMNQKHLLRFIKRAMKKYPGEIVHMEHGRGQTLMEVFESMNLTAFDLSVDTLDMHADRNTFHRFDKFNAKYNPIGESILREIFIKTDNHIEGKYFGHMIKEVMADLEESKYQNVELRLSIYGRSRDEWDKLAQWAVKHQVYSDNVRWLIQVPRLFDVYCTKKQLANFQEMMENIFMPLFEVTINPRSHPELHLFLQHVVGFDSVDDESKPEHHIFNMDSPLPANWTEEDNPPYSYYLYYTYANMAVLNHLRRRRGFHTFVLRPHCGEAGPVHHLVSGFMLSENISHGLLLRKAPVLQYLYYLAQIGIAMSPLSNNSLFLSYHRNPLPEYLSRGLMVSLSTDDPLQFHFTKEPLMEEYSIATQVWKLSSCDMCELARNSVLMSGFSHKAKSYWLGPKYSKEGPESNDIRRTNVPDIRVAYRSETLLEELNLITHAVRTKELDNIDEEDTLSMAPVGAEGR
- the LOC120061070 gene encoding AMP deaminase 2-like isoform X3, which translates into the protein MSKNLCNFPTTILPFLRSTGSKMSSSSSEGQGKSKSPLRKRGSLQSTTSPDLRGVAGQSKPLNPQRSLPGTPITHTLKHFPINLRTSMDGKYKEIAEELFTRSLTESEMRTAPYEFPEDSPIEQLEERRQRLERQISQDIKFMNELGGVDRTDDGWMKERVLPMEREYQRVSISGEEKCGVPFTDLVDAAKCVVKALFIREKYIALSIQNFCKTTARELGELGEKPLDLRIYEEIPETPVDADAPVHPPVSETHPYENQDTKNMPADTGYSCKMVDGVMHVYTKKSPMEKSTELDLPYPDLKEYIADMNVMMALIINGPVKSFCYRRLQYLSSKFQMHILLNEMKELAAQKKVPHRDFYNIRKVDTHIHASSCMNQKHLLRFIKRAMKKYPGEIVHMEHGRGQTLMEVFESMNLTAFDLSVDTLDMHADRNTFHRFDKFNAKYNPIGESILREIFIKTDNHIEGKYFGHMIKEVMADLEESKYQNVELRLSIYGRSRDEWDKLAQWAVKHQVYSDNVRWLIQVPRLFDVYCTKKQLANFQEMMENIFMPLFEVTINPRSHPELHLFLQHVVGFDSVDDESKPEHHIFNMDSPLPANWTEEDNPPYSYYLYYTYANMAVLNHLRRRRGFHTFVLRPHCGEAGPVHHLVSGFMLSENISHGLLLRKAPVLQYLYYLAQIGIAMSPLSNNSLFLSYHRNPLPEYLSRGLMVSLSTDDPLQFHFTKEPLMEEYSIATQVWKLSSCDMCELARNSVLMSGFSHKAKSYWLGPKYSKEGPESNDIRRTNVPDIRVAYRSETLLEELNLITHAVRTKELDNIDEEDTLSMAPVGAEGR
- the LOC120061070 gene encoding AMP deaminase 2-like isoform X5, with translation MDGKYKEIAEELFTRSLTESEMRTAPYEFPEDSPIEQLEERRQRLERQISQDIKLEPEILLRIKQEFMKIDSAADLEFMNELGGVDRTDDGWMKERVLPMEREYQRVSISGEEKCGVPFTDLVDAAKCVVKALFIREKYIALSIQNFCKTTARELGELGEKPLDLRIYEEIPETPVDADAPVHPPVSETHPYENQDTKNMPADTGYSCKMVDGVMHVYTKKSPMEKSTELDLPYPDLKEYIADMNVMMALIINGPVKSFCYRRLQYLSSKFQMHILLNEMKELAAQKKVPHRDFYNIRKVDTHIHASSCMNQKHLLRFIKRAMKKYPGEIVHMEHGRGQTLMEVFESMNLTAFDLSVDTLDMHADRNTFHRFDKFNAKYNPIGESILREIFIKTDNHIEGKYFGHMIKEVMADLEESKYQNVELRLSIYGRSRDEWDKLAQWAVKHQVYSDNVRWLIQVPRLFDVYCTKKQLANFQEMMENIFMPLFEVTINPRSHPELHLFLQHVVGFDSVDDESKPEHHIFNMDSPLPANWTEEDNPPYSYYLYYTYANMAVLNHLRRRRGFHTFVLRPHCGEAGPVHHLVSGFMLSENISHGLLLRKAPVLQYLYYLAQIGIAMSPLSNNSLFLSYHRNPLPEYLSRGLMVSLSTDDPLQFHFTKEPLMEEYSIATQVWKLSSCDMCELARNSVLMSGFSHKAKSYWLGPKYSKEGPESNDIRRTNVPDIRVAYRSETLLEELNLITHAVRTKELDNIDEEDTLSMAPVGAEGR
- the LOC120061070 gene encoding AMP deaminase 2-like isoform X2 — translated: MSSSSSEGQGKSKSPLRKRGSLQSTTSPDLRGVAGQSKPLNPQRSLPGTPITHTLKHFPINLRTSMDGKYKEIAEELFTRSLTESEMRTAPYEFPEDSPIEQLEERRQRLERQISQDIKLEPEILLRIKQEFMKIDSAADLEFMNELGGVDRTDDGWMKERVLPMEREYQRVSISGEEKCGVPFTDLVDAAKCVVKALFIREKYIALSIQNFCKTTARELGELGEKPLDLRIYEEIPETPVDADAPVHPPVSETHPYENQDTKNMPADTGYSCKMVDGVMHVYTKKSPMEKSTELDLPYPDLKEYIADMNVMMALIINGPVKSFCYRRLQYLSSKFQMHILLNEMKELAAQKKVPHRDFYNIRKVDTHIHASSCMNQKHLLRFIKRAMKKYPGEIVHMEHGRGQTLMEVFESMNLTAFDLSVDTLDMHADRNTFHRFDKFNAKYNPIGESILREIFIKTDNHIEGKYFGHMIKEVMADLEESKYQNVELRLSIYGRSRDEWDKLAQWAVKHQVYSDNVRWLIQVPRLFDVYCTKKQLANFQEMMENIFMPLFEVTINPRSHPELHLFLQHVVGFDSVDDESKPEHHIFNMDSPLPANWTEEDNPPYSYYLYYTYANMAVLNHLRRRRGFHTFVLRPHCGEAGPVHHLVSGFMLSENISHGLLLRKAPVLQYLYYLAQIGIAMSPLSNNSLFLSYHRNPLPEYLSRGLMVSLSTDDPLQFHFTKEPLMEEYSIATQVWKLSSCDMCELARNSVLMSGFSHKAKSYWLGPKYSKEGPESNDIRRTNVPDIRVAYRSETLLEELNLITHAVRTKELDNIDEEDTLSMAPVGAEGR
- the LOC120061070 gene encoding AMP deaminase 2-like isoform X4 codes for the protein MAGDLRGVAGQSKPLNPQRSLPGTPITHTLKHFPINLRTSMDGKYKEIAEELFTRSLTESEMRTAPYEFPEDSPIEQLEERRQRLERQISQDIKLEPEILLRIKQEFMKIDSAADLEFMNELGGVDRTDDGWMKERVLPMEREYQRVSISGEEKCGVPFTDLVDAAKCVVKALFIREKYIALSIQNFCKTTARELGELGEKPLDLRIYEEIPETPVDADAPVHPPVSETHPYENQDTKNMPADTGYSCKMVDGVMHVYTKKSPMEKSTELDLPYPDLKEYIADMNVMMALIINGPVKSFCYRRLQYLSSKFQMHILLNEMKELAAQKKVPHRDFYNIRKVDTHIHASSCMNQKHLLRFIKRAMKKYPGEIVHMEHGRGQTLMEVFESMNLTAFDLSVDTLDMHADRNTFHRFDKFNAKYNPIGESILREIFIKTDNHIEGKYFGHMIKEVMADLEESKYQNVELRLSIYGRSRDEWDKLAQWAVKHQVYSDNVRWLIQVPRLFDVYCTKKQLANFQEMMENIFMPLFEVTINPRSHPELHLFLQHVVGFDSVDDESKPEHHIFNMDSPLPANWTEEDNPPYSYYLYYTYANMAVLNHLRRRRGFHTFVLRPHCGEAGPVHHLVSGFMLSENISHGLLLRKAPVLQYLYYLAQIGIAMSPLSNNSLFLSYHRNPLPEYLSRGLMVSLSTDDPLQFHFTKEPLMEEYSIATQVWKLSSCDMCELARNSVLMSGFSHKAKSYWLGPKYSKEGPESNDIRRTNVPDIRVAYRSETLLEELNLITHAVRTKELDNIDEEDTLSMAPVGAEGR
- the LOC120061070 gene encoding AMP deaminase 2-like isoform X6 — its product is MKIDSAADLEFMNELGGVDRTDDGWMKERVLPMEREYQRVSISGEEKCGVPFTDLVDAAKCVVKALFIREKYIALSIQNFCKTTARELGELGEKPLDLRIYEEIPETPVDADAPVHPPVSETHPYENQDTKNMPADTGYSCKMVDGVMHVYTKKSPMEKSTELDLPYPDLKEYIADMNVMMALIINGPVKSFCYRRLQYLSSKFQMHILLNEMKELAAQKKVPHRDFYNIRKVDTHIHASSCMNQKHLLRFIKRAMKKYPGEIVHMEHGRGQTLMEVFESMNLTAFDLSVDTLDMHADRNTFHRFDKFNAKYNPIGESILREIFIKTDNHIEGKYFGHMIKEVMADLEESKYQNVELRLSIYGRSRDEWDKLAQWAVKHQVYSDNVRWLIQVPRLFDVYCTKKQLANFQEMMENIFMPLFEVTINPRSHPELHLFLQHVVGFDSVDDESKPEHHIFNMDSPLPANWTEEDNPPYSYYLYYTYANMAVLNHLRRRRGFHTFVLRPHCGEAGPVHHLVSGFMLSENISHGLLLRKAPVLQYLYYLAQIGIAMSPLSNNSLFLSYHRNPLPEYLSRGLMVSLSTDDPLQFHFTKEPLMEEYSIATQVWKLSSCDMCELARNSVLMSGFSHKAKSYWLGPKYSKEGPESNDIRRTNVPDIRVAYRSETLLEELNLITHAVRTKELDNIDEEDTLSMAPVGAEGR